A genomic region of Candidatus Marimicrobium litorale contains the following coding sequences:
- a CDS encoding SDR family NAD(P)-dependent oxidoreductase, producing the protein MPRTTSSRRHFLQHAATLGILSALPSPILAQIITRQPPMSPFGSSSTAEEVTEGLDLSGMNIAITGCNSGLGYETMRVLALRGAHVIGIARTQAKAEKACAGVEGQTKVSSSTIWMAAASTTPGMPAASPNWLTPSARGSWPRKSLTPTQPPTAYFRV; encoded by the coding sequence GTGCCGAGAACAACCTCTAGCCGCCGCCACTTTCTGCAACATGCAGCCACACTGGGTATTCTCTCAGCCCTGCCCTCCCCAATCCTTGCGCAAATCATCACGCGACAGCCGCCGATGAGTCCCTTTGGCAGCAGCTCTACCGCCGAGGAGGTGACCGAGGGTCTTGATTTGAGCGGGATGAATATCGCGATTACAGGTTGTAATTCAGGCCTCGGATACGAAACCATGCGTGTTCTCGCCTTACGAGGTGCTCACGTGATTGGCATTGCTCGCACCCAAGCCAAGGCTGAAAAGGCCTGTGCAGGCGTAGAGGGGCAGACAAAGGTATCGAGTTCGACAATCTGGATGGCAGCCGCTTCTACGACCCCTGGAATGCCTGCGGCGTCTCCAAACTGGCTAACGCCCTCTGCGCGCGGGAGCTGGCCGCGCAAATCTCTGACACCAACGCAACCGCCAACAGCGTACTTCCGGGTGTGA
- a CDS encoding alanine/glycine:cation symporter family protein produces MKAEWRILPWLVATCLFLPGRAAAESIDQRVEAAIRPIANTLAELVFYKIDLFGQPFPLIVLWLAVAALFFTFYLGFVNIRGFVFALRHVRGQYNNPAAKGEISHFQAVATAVSGTVGIGNIGGVAVAIVIGGPGAAFWLFIAGFLSMSTKLVECTLGVKYRRHNSDGSVSGGPMYYLEHYLSVRGMPRLGKCLGGFYALSLVIGCLGIGNMFQSNQAYVQFVTISGGEASFFADKGWLFGVVLASVVALVIIGGIRSIARVASHIVPFMGVLYVLCALVIIGMSAEHIPASIVLIVGDAFSVQSATGGMVGAIIVGFQRALFSNEAGIGSASIAHSAVKTDEPASEGLVSLLEPFIDTVVICTLTSLVIVTTVYPNGLLDSGAEGIALTSAAFQHHVSWSPYPLAIAALLFAFSTSIAWSYYGLKGWTYLFGEAALTQLIFKTVFCAFIALGCMIQLSAVLDFSDAMVFLIAIPNILGLYLFAPEVKREVNSYLRRLKAGEVKKSPV; encoded by the coding sequence ATGAAGGCTGAGTGGCGGATACTGCCGTGGCTTGTTGCCACATGTCTGTTTTTGCCCGGTCGCGCTGCGGCCGAGAGTATTGACCAACGGGTAGAGGCGGCTATAAGGCCGATCGCGAACACGCTGGCGGAACTGGTATTTTACAAGATCGATCTTTTTGGCCAGCCCTTTCCCTTAATCGTTCTGTGGCTGGCAGTTGCCGCTCTGTTTTTTACCTTTTATCTGGGATTCGTGAATATTCGCGGATTTGTTTTCGCCTTGCGCCATGTCAGAGGGCAATACAACAACCCGGCCGCCAAAGGAGAAATCTCCCACTTTCAGGCTGTGGCCACAGCGGTTTCCGGTACCGTAGGCATCGGCAATATCGGAGGTGTGGCGGTTGCTATCGTAATCGGTGGACCGGGTGCCGCCTTCTGGCTGTTCATTGCCGGTTTTCTATCAATGTCTACGAAACTGGTCGAGTGCACACTGGGGGTGAAGTACCGAAGGCATAACTCCGACGGATCGGTGTCTGGCGGCCCGATGTACTACCTCGAGCATTATCTGTCGGTCCGGGGGATGCCCCGCCTTGGCAAATGTTTGGGTGGTTTTTACGCGCTGTCATTGGTGATCGGCTGCCTCGGCATCGGCAACATGTTCCAGTCCAATCAGGCTTATGTGCAGTTCGTGACGATTTCGGGCGGGGAGGCCAGTTTTTTTGCGGACAAGGGCTGGTTATTCGGCGTGGTGTTAGCCTCGGTTGTTGCACTGGTGATTATTGGAGGCATACGCTCCATCGCCAGGGTTGCGTCACATATTGTGCCTTTCATGGGGGTGCTCTACGTACTGTGCGCACTGGTTATCATCGGCATGAGTGCGGAGCATATACCGGCCTCTATTGTGCTGATAGTGGGTGATGCATTCAGTGTGCAAAGTGCTACCGGTGGTATGGTCGGCGCCATTATTGTTGGATTTCAGCGGGCGTTGTTTTCCAATGAAGCGGGTATTGGTTCTGCGTCCATCGCGCACTCGGCTGTGAAAACGGATGAGCCGGCGTCGGAAGGCCTGGTGTCCCTGCTGGAACCTTTTATCGACACGGTGGTGATCTGTACGCTGACATCGCTGGTTATAGTAACAACGGTATATCCAAATGGGTTGCTGGACAGTGGTGCTGAAGGCATCGCCCTAACGTCCGCGGCGTTTCAGCACCATGTCAGTTGGTCGCCTTACCCATTGGCGATCGCCGCGCTGCTGTTTGCTTTCTCAACCAGCATCGCCTGGTCTTACTACGGCCTCAAAGGGTGGACTTACCTGTTCGGTGAGGCCGCGCTAACGCAATTAATTTTCAAAACTGTCTTCTGTGCATTCATAGCGCTTGGTTGCATGATTCAACTGAGCGCTGTACTCGATTTTTCCGATGCTATGGTATTTCTGATTGCTATCCCCAACATACTTGGGTTGTACTTGTTTGCCCCCGAGGTCAAACGTGAGGTCAACTCATATCTTCGCCGACTAAAAGCGGGTGAGGTGAAAAAATCGCCTGTCTGA
- a CDS encoding alkyl sulfatase dimerization domain-containing protein produces the protein MRDPIYKSRPVEPNPARFDGARRINDFILQCEAFSNTYLLETREGNIQINAGMGIEAPVIKQNFDSHSHAPLRYLLLTQGHVDHLGGVAFFREHNPGLLVIAGAGNEEHQSYDGRLADFRARRSAFAFTEKFSNAFDHYAQHGQTQFPKQDRPTPDVLVERKHSFSLGELELEIIAVPGAETNDSVIVWLPQHKICFTGNLFGCSFGHFPNLVTIRGDRYRDALSVAAAVDVVQALGAETLLYGHHGPVTGSDLIATELEVLRNAILYVHDKTVEGMNAGAQLSELMSQIQLPPELEVGEGYGKVSWGVRAIWENYAGWFKHESSTELYSQPQRSIHPDLVELAGGTQALVERAREKLADRQYVEALHLLDVLSPAQRRESDAVEVASTAHQLLLQASDNFWLSSWLRNQVRLLSEIETT, from the coding sequence ATGAGAGACCCGATATACAAATCTCGACCCGTAGAGCCGAATCCAGCGCGTTTTGACGGTGCGCGGCGTATAAATGATTTCATCCTACAGTGTGAGGCCTTTTCGAATACGTATCTGCTGGAGACCCGTGAGGGCAATATCCAGATAAATGCGGGTATGGGCATAGAGGCGCCTGTTATAAAGCAGAATTTTGATAGCCATTCGCATGCACCTCTGCGCTACTTACTACTTACTCAGGGGCACGTTGATCATCTGGGTGGAGTCGCGTTTTTCCGTGAGCACAATCCGGGCCTGTTAGTCATTGCTGGAGCCGGTAACGAGGAGCACCAGTCCTACGATGGACGCCTCGCGGATTTTCGTGCGAGGCGCTCTGCTTTCGCCTTTACGGAGAAGTTTTCCAATGCGTTCGACCACTACGCGCAGCATGGCCAGACTCAGTTTCCAAAGCAGGACAGGCCGACGCCGGATGTTCTGGTCGAACGAAAACACTCCTTTAGTCTCGGCGAGCTGGAACTCGAAATTATTGCCGTGCCAGGCGCGGAAACCAACGATTCCGTCATCGTCTGGCTGCCTCAGCACAAAATATGCTTCACAGGGAATTTGTTTGGATGTTCCTTTGGGCATTTCCCGAATCTGGTGACGATACGGGGTGACAGATACCGCGATGCGCTGTCAGTTGCCGCAGCGGTCGACGTTGTGCAGGCGCTGGGTGCAGAGACTTTATTATATGGACATCACGGCCCCGTCACGGGCAGCGATCTTATCGCTACAGAGCTCGAGGTGCTGCGCAACGCAATTCTTTACGTGCACGACAAGACGGTTGAAGGCATGAATGCAGGAGCGCAGTTGTCGGAGCTTATGTCGCAGATACAGTTACCGCCAGAGCTCGAGGTGGGAGAAGGTTATGGCAAGGTATCGTGGGGGGTGAGGGCGATTTGGGAGAATTACGCTGGTTGGTTCAAACATGAGTCATCGACAGAACTATATTCCCAGCCGCAGCGGAGTATACATCCCGATCTGGTGGAGCTGGCGGGCGGTACGCAAGCGCTTGTTGAGCGTGCCAGAGAGAAACTGGCAGATCGCCAGTATGTAGAAGCGCTGCACCTGCTGGACGTGCTGTCGCCTGCGCAGAGGCGAGAGTCCGATGCGGTGGAGGTTGCTTCGACAGCGCATCAATTGCTGCTGCAAGCCAGCGATAATTTTTGGTTGTCTTCCTGGTTGCGGAATCAGGTGCGGCTTTTATCGGAAATCGAGACGACATAG
- a CDS encoding sulfotransferase family protein, with the protein MPDEIRIPDLANPSLTDDQLAARAYAETLDIGLNSDSILAEASERTGLSDFGPEDFRFRLDLLCDEWRNDLALLKLGHLSLRNKLLQHASSRLLITDVLRRHPEIHEVEINEPIIVAGLPRSGTTHLVNLMAADSRLRALPLWESYEPVPLVGEPARINGVDPRFQRCNDTWQMMKTMSPLLAAMHPMNPEHIHEELELMGPDFASYNYEWLSVSPHWRDHYYATDQTPHYEYMKTVLKILTWQDGDTSGTATRWLLKCPQHLEQLPVLSSVFPDATVAITHRDPVSVIQSAVTMLAYGQRMSRDPVDTFGLIQYWSDRVLRLLQACVRDRDVLPAERSFDVLFHEFMADDISIVEKIYARSGLSLGESTRRELTAYMDAHPRGKDGRVVYDLRGDFGVDPAELRERFSFYFQRFPVRVEVD; encoded by the coding sequence TTGCCCGATGAAATCCGCATCCCGGATCTGGCCAACCCGTCACTGACCGACGACCAGCTGGCCGCCCGGGCCTATGCCGAGACACTCGATATTGGTTTGAACAGTGACAGCATATTGGCAGAGGCCTCAGAGAGAACAGGCCTGAGCGATTTTGGCCCCGAGGATTTTCGTTTTCGACTCGACCTGCTCTGCGACGAGTGGCGCAATGATCTGGCACTGCTCAAGTTGGGCCATTTGTCACTGCGAAACAAGTTGCTGCAACATGCGTCAAGCCGTTTGCTCATAACGGATGTCCTGCGTCGTCACCCTGAAATTCACGAGGTGGAGATCAACGAGCCCATTATCGTCGCCGGCCTGCCTCGGTCGGGTACCACCCATTTGGTTAATCTGATGGCAGCTGATTCACGTCTGCGCGCACTGCCTTTGTGGGAGTCCTATGAACCGGTCCCCCTGGTGGGGGAGCCCGCCCGGATTAACGGCGTCGACCCGCGCTTCCAGCGCTGCAATGATACTTGGCAGATGATGAAAACCATGTCGCCTTTGCTGGCGGCCATGCATCCCATGAACCCGGAGCATATACACGAAGAGTTGGAACTTATGGGACCGGATTTCGCGTCCTATAATTATGAATGGCTCAGCGTTTCGCCGCACTGGCGCGATCACTATTACGCTACGGACCAGACTCCGCATTATGAGTATATGAAGACAGTATTGAAAATACTGACCTGGCAGGACGGCGACACAAGCGGCACCGCCACCCGTTGGTTATTGAAATGTCCCCAACATCTCGAACAGCTGCCTGTTTTGAGTAGCGTTTTTCCCGACGCGACGGTGGCTATTACACACCGCGATCCGGTGTCGGTTATACAGTCTGCCGTCACGATGTTGGCATACGGCCAGCGCATGAGTCGCGATCCAGTGGACACCTTCGGGTTAATTCAGTATTGGTCAGATCGAGTGCTGCGCTTGCTGCAGGCTTGCGTGCGGGATCGTGATGTATTGCCGGCTGAGCGAAGTTTCGACGTGCTGTTCCACGAGTTTATGGCCGACGATATCAGCATAGTTGAGAAAATTTATGCTCGGTCGGGTCTCTCACTGGGTGAGAGTACCAGACGTGAGCTTACAGCGTACATGGATGCGCATCCCAGGGGTAAGGATGGCCGCGTGGTCTACGACCTGCGTGGTGATTTTGGCGTTGACCCGGCTGAGCTGCGGGAGCGCTTTTCGTTTTATTTCCAACGTTTTCCTGTTCGAGTGGAAGTCGACTAG
- a CDS encoding class II aldolase/adducin family protein translates to MADQASSVIMNKGDGANLEAIVQSPEEIRQERKTKLAATLRLFGKFGFDEGVAGHVTVRDPELADHFWVNPMGRSFKQVKVSELMLVNHKGDVVEGNGLLNGAAFTIHSRIHMSNPSITAAAHSHSLFGKAFSALGKLLDPITQDSCAFFEDHVLFDDFTGVVLTLSEGDRIAEALGDHKAAILRNHGLLTVGETIDAAAWWYITMERSCQAQLMAEAAGKPTLINRDIALVTRETVGSPEAGWFSFQPLFDVIIDEQPDLLD, encoded by the coding sequence ATGGCGGATCAGGCCAGCAGTGTAATTATGAACAAGGGTGACGGCGCAAATCTTGAAGCCATCGTGCAGTCGCCGGAGGAAATACGTCAGGAGCGCAAGACCAAACTCGCCGCCACCCTGCGCTTGTTTGGCAAGTTCGGCTTCGACGAGGGCGTAGCGGGACATGTCACCGTGCGTGATCCAGAGTTGGCAGACCATTTCTGGGTGAATCCCATGGGGCGCTCTTTTAAACAGGTAAAAGTATCAGAGCTAATGCTCGTGAACCACAAAGGCGACGTTGTCGAAGGCAATGGTCTGCTCAACGGAGCAGCATTTACCATTCACTCCAGAATTCATATGTCGAACCCGAGCATCACGGCAGCAGCACACTCCCATTCATTATTTGGCAAAGCCTTCTCGGCGCTGGGTAAACTGCTGGACCCGATCACCCAGGACAGCTGCGCTTTCTTTGAAGATCACGTGTTGTTTGATGATTTTACCGGAGTGGTCCTGACGCTCTCGGAAGGCGATCGTATCGCTGAGGCCCTGGGCGACCACAAAGCTGCGATCCTGCGCAATCACGGCTTGCTGACAGTCGGTGAAACCATAGATGCTGCCGCCTGGTGGTATATCACCATGGAGCGCAGTTGTCAGGCACAACTCATGGCCGAGGCGGCAGGGAAGCCAACATTAATCAACCGTGATATCGCGCTGGTCACGCGCGAAACCGTGGGTAGCCCGGAGGCCGGCTGGTTCAGTTTCCAGCCTCTTTTCGACGTCATTATCGACGAGCAACCTGACCTACTCGACTGA